A DNA window from Streptomyces asoensis contains the following coding sequences:
- a CDS encoding fibronectin type III domain-containing protein — protein MPLAPVGVKSGFSASTLKATLTWSRNYEMDLAGYRVYRRVAGTSSWSLRNSTAITGTTFAEAPPATGAAYEYALRAVDRTANVSPLSAVTSVVSADRTAPAVPTGLTATYDPSAGARLAWSPVSGASSYEVQRAVAPEGPFAQVGAPLQGAVLTDPAAAVGTTSYYRVRAKDGAGNASAYSASVRLDAAEAKPLPPTAVSATGRLDRNTVGWQYDGDASHQFHLYGADSAAGPWTRLTDTPVTGTGYDDFAAPVGEARYYQVRTVTALGTESAPSTTASATRIRDVTPPHMPYGLDAWDATDGVHLVWTPNSDDTDHYLVMRKTMFGAWEQIAVVRDGTYLDTGTAPDVQFGYTVRAVDGSGNVSPLPEPGYGTVYGKRLPVHEKPAAPASVTATADNGNVKVEWTPSTSTDVAGYYVYRTTVADPTTAYSVSPFITGTTFTNVDVPVGHSWYYVVRVVSTHSQWSDYSPMAEVTVPCPVLTGPPTPRITGGGRGADYAQLNWQVGACDQGATVSYNVYRSMSSADLFIPEHRIATGVTALTYRDPGLARAYYYYVVTAVAADGTESAPQATPFGISMMAP, from the coding sequence GTGCCCTTGGCCCCGGTCGGAGTGAAGTCCGGTTTCTCTGCGTCCACGCTGAAGGCGACCCTCACCTGGTCCCGCAACTACGAGATGGACCTGGCCGGTTACCGCGTCTACCGCCGCGTCGCCGGCACCAGCAGCTGGAGCCTGCGCAACTCCACTGCGATCACGGGCACCACCTTCGCCGAAGCGCCTCCGGCGACCGGCGCCGCCTACGAGTACGCCCTCCGCGCCGTCGACCGCACCGCCAACGTCTCCCCGCTCTCCGCGGTGACGAGCGTCGTCAGCGCCGACAGGACCGCCCCCGCCGTGCCCACCGGGCTCACGGCCACGTACGACCCGTCCGCCGGCGCGCGGCTCGCCTGGTCCCCGGTGAGCGGGGCGAGCTCCTACGAGGTGCAGCGGGCCGTCGCGCCCGAGGGGCCGTTCGCCCAGGTCGGCGCGCCCCTTCAGGGGGCCGTCCTGACCGACCCGGCCGCCGCCGTGGGCACGACCTCCTACTACCGCGTGCGGGCCAAAGACGGCGCGGGCAACGCCTCCGCGTACTCCGCGTCCGTCCGGCTCGACGCCGCCGAGGCCAAGCCGCTGCCGCCGACGGCCGTCTCCGCCACCGGCCGGCTCGACCGCAACACCGTCGGCTGGCAGTACGACGGTGACGCGTCCCATCAGTTCCACCTCTACGGCGCCGACTCGGCCGCCGGCCCGTGGACCCGGCTGACCGACACCCCGGTCACCGGCACCGGCTACGACGACTTCGCGGCGCCCGTCGGCGAGGCGCGCTACTACCAGGTCAGGACGGTCACGGCACTCGGCACCGAGTCGGCCCCGTCCACGACCGCCTCGGCCACCCGCATCCGCGACGTCACCCCGCCGCACATGCCGTACGGTCTGGACGCCTGGGACGCCACGGACGGTGTGCACCTCGTCTGGACGCCCAACTCCGACGACACGGACCACTATCTGGTCATGCGCAAGACGATGTTCGGCGCGTGGGAGCAGATCGCCGTGGTGCGGGACGGCACGTACCTGGACACCGGCACCGCGCCCGACGTGCAGTTCGGTTACACCGTCCGCGCCGTCGACGGCTCCGGCAACGTCTCCCCGCTGCCGGAGCCCGGCTACGGCACCGTCTACGGCAAGCGCCTGCCGGTCCACGAGAAGCCGGCCGCGCCCGCTTCGGTGACCGCGACGGCCGACAACGGCAACGTCAAGGTGGAGTGGACCCCGAGCACGTCGACCGACGTGGCCGGCTACTACGTCTACCGCACGACCGTCGCGGACCCGACGACGGCCTACTCGGTCTCCCCGTTCATCACCGGGACGACGTTCACGAACGTGGACGTGCCCGTCGGCCATTCCTGGTACTACGTGGTGCGCGTCGTCAGCACCCACAGCCAGTGGTCCGACTACTCGCCGATGGCCGAGGTCACCGTGCCCTGCCCGGTCCTGACCGGGCCCCCCACCCCCCGGATCACCGGAGGCGGCAGGGGTGCGGACTACGCCCAGCTCAACTGGCAGGTCGGAGCGTGCGACCAGGGTGCGACCGTCTCGTACAACGTCTACCGGTCCATGTCCAGCGCGGACCTCTTCATCCCTGAGCACCGCATCGCCACGGGCGTGACCGCACTGACGTAC
- a CDS encoding MerR family transcriptional regulator, which translates to MRIGELAAQAGLTRDTIRFYEKIGLVTGRRLANGYRDFPPEAVPWLQYVRTAQTLGFSLAEIAQTGQELRNAPDTAEALSALFKEKIEVVDARMAQLAALRAELDARVGTGCPLRAAG; encoded by the coding sequence GTGCGTATCGGGGAGCTGGCCGCGCAAGCGGGACTGACCAGGGACACCATCCGTTTCTACGAGAAGATCGGTCTCGTCACGGGGCGGCGTCTGGCCAACGGTTATCGCGACTTCCCGCCGGAGGCAGTGCCTTGGCTTCAGTACGTCCGCACTGCTCAGACGCTCGGCTTCTCGCTGGCCGAGATCGCACAGACCGGCCAGGAACTGCGGAACGCGCCCGACACCGCCGAGGCGTTGTCCGCGCTGTTCAAGGAGAAGATCGAGGTTGTCGATGCGCGTATGGCACAGCTTGCCGCCCTGCGGGCCGAGCTCGATGCACGTGTCGGCACCGGATGCCCGCTGCGGGCGGCCGGCTGA
- a CDS encoding YdcF family protein, with product MRRRTGLAMAGATALVWGEWLNWRWSRSLVGSCGGATEAVVVLGYRNPRSTANFVNRWRVRAGIRSVCADGGKGTLVIFSGGATGSYGAEAQLMADYANSVLGFDGPVLLEDQSATTWENITNVIPLLEDVDRIKIVSQPAHALKARAYLRRQRPDLAEKLVRADDYRPGEWMIGKPLLASYGLWTLRGLKAEERKVAP from the coding sequence ATGCGACGACGGACAGGGCTGGCGATGGCCGGGGCTACAGCCCTGGTCTGGGGGGAGTGGCTGAACTGGCGCTGGTCCCGGTCCCTTGTGGGGAGCTGCGGGGGTGCGACAGAAGCCGTGGTCGTACTGGGCTACCGCAACCCGCGCTCGACGGCGAACTTCGTCAACCGCTGGCGCGTTCGTGCTGGAATCCGCTCCGTTTGCGCTGACGGTGGGAAGGGCACCCTCGTGATCTTCAGCGGGGGTGCGACCGGCAGCTACGGTGCGGAAGCCCAGCTGATGGCCGACTACGCGAACTCGGTGCTGGGGTTCGACGGGCCGGTGCTTCTCGAGGACCAGAGCGCGACGACATGGGAGAACATCACGAACGTGATCCCGCTGCTTGAGGATGTCGATCGCATCAAGATCGTCTCTCAACCCGCTCACGCGCTCAAGGCCCGTGCGTACCTGCGACGGCAGCGCCCTGATCTCGCTGAGAAGCTCGTGCGAGCGGACGACTACCGTCCTGGAGAGTGGATGATCGGCAAACCCTTGCTGGCTTCGTACGGGCTTTGGACACTCCGCGGCCTCAAAGCCGAAGAGCGGAAAGTCGCGCCGTAG